The sequence below is a genomic window from Actinokineospora baliensis.
GCGTCCCGATCCTGATCACTCGGTCCATGCCGAACCACCGTCCACAGCGGGCTCAAGGGGGGATGTCACGGCCGCGGGCCGCTGCGGGTCGAGCGCGAACAGCTCGCGCAGCGCCTCGGCGTAGCCGGTTCCGCTCGGTCCGGAGGCCAGTTCCTTGACCCGGACCGTCGGGGTGTGCAGCAGCTTGTCGACCACCCGGCGCACCGTGCGGGCGAGTTCTTCGCGCACCGGGGAGTCCAGGTCGGGCAACCGCGCGTCCAGCCGCAGCAGCTCCGCGTCGACCACCTCGGCGGCGCGGCGGCGCAGCGCGGTGACCGTGGGGGTCACCTCGGCCGAGCGCTGCGCGGCGAGGTAGCCGCGCACCTCCTCGGCGACGATCTCGACGGCCCGCTGGGTGTCGGTGCCGCTCGGCGACTCGGCCAGCCGCCGCTGCAGGCTGGCCAGGTCGACCACGCGCACGTCGTCGACCTCGGCGACGCCCTCGGCGACGTCGCGCGGCAGGCCGAGGTCGCAGATGACCAGCGGCCTGCCCGCGCGGGGGAGCACGGTGTCCTCGGTGATCACCGCGCCGACCGCGCCGGTGCAGGAGACCACCAGGTCCGCCTCGGCGACCCGCTCGGCCAGCTCGCCGAGGCCGGTGGCCGTCGCGGGCACGCCCTGCTCGACCAGCGACGCGGCCAGCCGCGCCCCGTTGGCCTCGGACCGGTTGGCGACGACGACCTCACCGATGCCCGCGCGGCGCAGCGCGGCGGCGGTGAGACCACCCATCGACCCGGCGCCCACGATCAGTGCGCGCCGCCCGGCGAGCCCCCCGAGCGCGGCGTCCGCGTCGGCCAGGGCTTCGGAGACGACCGAGCCGCCGACCTGGTCGAGGCCGGTGTCGGTGTGTACGCGCTTGCCGATGCGCAGCGCCTGCTGGACCAGCTCGTGCAGGGTGCGCCCGACGGTGCCCGCCGCACGGGCCGAGCTATAGGCCGCCCGCACCTGACCGAGGATCTGCGACTCGCCGACGACCATGGAGTCGAGACCCGCAGTGACGGTGAACAGGTGCTGGGCCGCTGCGGCGGCGTAGTGCACGTAGAGGTGGTCATAGAGGGCGGCGACATCGGTGCCGGAGTGCCGCGACAGCACGCCCGCGATGTCGGCCAGTCCCGCGTGGAACGCCTCGACGACGGCGTAGACCTCGACCCGGTTGCAGGTGGAGACCAGCACCGCCTCGGCGACGTTGTCGCAGGCCAGCAGGTCGGCGAGGACCTTGGGGACGTCGACGGCGGACACGGTGACCCGCTCCAGCAGCCGCACATCGGCGCTGCGGTGCGACATCCCGACCGCGATGACGCTCATGAGACGACCAACCCGTCCACGGCCCGCCCGTTGGCCTCGGCGAGCACGGCGGCGTTGTCGGCCCGGCGGGCCACGTGGAAGGACAGGACCTGCAGCTCGACGGCCAGGTCGACCTTGCGGACCTCGACGTGGTCGGGGACCTGCAGCACGACCGGGGCGAAGTTGAGGATGCACTGCACGCCCGCGGCGACCAACCGGTCGCACACGGCCTGCGCGGCTGGCGGCGGCGTGGCGATCACGCCGATGGAAACCTCCCGCTCGGCGCACACGCGCGGGATGTCGTCGATGTGCTCCACCGGCAACCCGCCGACGGGCACGCCGACCAGATCGGGATCGACGTCGAAGAGAGCGGTCACAGGAAACCCCCGTCCTGGGAACCCGCCGTAGTTGGCAAGGGCGTGTCCCAGGTTACCGATTCCGATGACCGCGACGCTGTGCTTGCGGGTCAGGCCGAGGATCCGCTCGATCTCCTCGATCAGCACCGCGACCTCGTAGCCGACACCCCTGGTGCCGTACGAGCCGATGTAGGAGAGGTCCTTGCGCAGCTTCGCCGAGTTCACCCCGGCGGCGACGGCGAGTTCCTCGCTGGAGACGGTGCCCGCGCCGTGCTCCTGCATCCCGGAGAGCACCCGCAGGTAGACGGCCAACCTGGCGACGGCGGCCTCGGGGATCGCCCGCGCCCGCTCCCGAGCGGCGGGCACCTCGGTGACCCTCGGGATCGGGGTGGTGATCTCGGCGGCGGTGGGGGCGGGCGGGGTGGCGCCGACCCCGTTCCGCTGGCCTCGCTGTGCCGCCACGCTGTAGCTCCTCGAGGGGTTTTCGTCTCCGGGTCGCCATTACGGTACCGCTTGTGAACGTGTGCACAAAGTCAGTGGCCAGCGGCTTGACCAAGCCCACAACGTGACCCGGACGACTCCCCCTCCCCGCGGCGGGTGGGCGGGCCGCACACCCGCCCACCTGCGCGCTTGGTCCGCTTAGGCCTTCGGCATCAGCACCGAGTCGATGACGAAGACCGTCGCGTTCTTCGTCGGGATGTTCCCGCAGAGCACCTTCGCGCCATTGATCGTGACGTCGTCGCCCGACCCCGCGATCGTGATGTCCCCGCCCGCCGCGTTGAGCGACTTCACCGTCTTGGCGGCGAGCAGCCCGTCCTTGTTGTAGCGCTTGGCGACCACGTGGAACTGCAGGATGGGGGCCAGCGCCGTCGGGTTCTGCGCCAACTCCTGGAACTTGGCCTCACCCAGCGCCGCGAAAGCCGGATCAGCCGGGGCGAACACGGTCAGGTTGTCGGTGGTGTTGAGGGTGTCCGCGAGCCCGGGAATCGCCTGGACCGCGGCCACCAACTTCGTCAACAGGGGATTGGTCCCGGCCGCGGTGGCGACCGGCTGAACCCCCATGGAGGTGAGCCCACCAGAGGCGTCCCCCTGCGGCAGGTCCTTGCAACTGGGCCCGAAGACATCGGCCGCCGTGGTCACCCCATCACCGGCGGCCGCGGCGGCACCCATCTTGGAGGCAGCGGTAGTGGTCGCCACAGGGGCGGCAGAGGAAGAGCTGCTCCCCGTCTCGCTGCTCCCGCACGCGGCCAGGGACAACGCGACCAGTGCGACACCGAGGACCGGCTTGAGTTTGCCCACCAGGATCTCCTTAGAACGTAGACAGTCCTAAGAGTTCGCCACGGCCGGACGTCCTGGTTGGCGCGCCGAGCCCGTGTCCCCGGAAGGGGTGAATCGCGCGATGCCCGAAAAGATCACTCCACAGTGAACAGTGAAGAGTGCCACCCCGTTGCCCCGTCGGGGATCGGCGGCACCCGCACATCCGTCTGCACCACCCCGTTGCGATCCGTCGCCCGTACCTCGGCCCGGTGACTCCCGGAGGTCAGCGAGAAGGTCGTCCGCCAGTGCCGCCAGGTCTGGTCGTTGACCTCGGCGGCCAGGTCCGCCGCCTGCCACGGTCCGCCGTCGACGCGGACCTCCACCTTGTCGACCCCCACGTTCTGCGCCCAGGCGATGCCCGCCACGGTCACCGGTCCGGCTGGCACGGTCGCGAACCCGCGCGGTACGTCGATCCGGGACTGGGTCTTGATCGGCGCCCGGGCAGCCCAGCCGCGGTCCTCCCAGTAGAACGTCTTCGTGCCGGAGCGGATCAGCTCCAAGTCCACGACCCACTTGGTGGCGGAGACGTACCCGTAGAGGCCGGGCACCACGAGGCGCGCGGGGAAGCCGTGCTCGACCGGCAGGGGCTCGCCGTTCATGCCGATCGCCAGCATGGCACCGCGGCGGGGGTCCATCACGTCGGCCAGCGGTGTTCCGGCAGTCCAGCCGTCCGTGCTGGTGGAGAAGAGCAGGTCCGCGTCGGCTCCAACGCCCGCTTCGAGCAAGAGGTCGCGCAGGAGCACGCCGGTGAAGTTGGTGGTGGAGATGTAGGGGCCGCCGACCTCGTTGGAAACGCAGGTCATGGTGATGGTGCGCTCGACGAGGGGACGGTCGCGGATGTCACCGAAGTCGAGGTTGAGCTCCGTGTCGACCATGCCGTGGATGCGCAGGTGCCAGTCCTCGGCGCGGAGGCGGGGCACGGTAAGAGCCGTGTCGATGCGGTAGAAATCCTTGTTGGGCGTGATGAACGTGGGCGTGCCGATGCTGGCGAAGTCCGCGCCGTTGGGGATGGCGGGGGCCGGAGTGGCCGGCTTGAGAGAGCCGACAGCGGCGCGAGAACCCTCTACGTCAACGCGACCGGCCAGGAACTGACCGAACCCGCCGAAGACGCCTGCGCCGACGGCAAGACCGCCAGACAGGCGCAAGAAGGTGCGGCGGGATTCGTCATCGGTGCGTCCCAGGGCGGTTCGGTGCAAGAAGCGGAAAGCGAGCACACCGGCCAAGAGCGCCGCTATAGGCGCAAGTACGGCGACAGCACCTAGGTCTGGCCGGTTGAGCACAGCGATGATCCCGAGCAGACCAA
It includes:
- a CDS encoding fasciclin domain-containing protein — protein: MGKLKPVLGVALVALSLAACGSSETGSSSSSAAPVATTTAASKMGAAAAAGDGVTTAADVFGPSCKDLPQGDASGGLTSMGVQPVATAAGTNPLLTKLVAAVQAIPGLADTLNTTDNLTVFAPADPAFAALGEAKFQELAQNPTALAPILQFHVVAKRYNKDGLLAAKTVKSLNAAGGDITIAGSGDDVTINGAKVLCGNIPTKNATVFVIDSVLMPKA
- a CDS encoding redox-sensing transcriptional repressor Rex, producing MAAQRGQRNGVGATPPAPTAAEITTPIPRVTEVPAARERARAIPEAAVARLAVYLRVLSGMQEHGAGTVSSEELAVAAGVNSAKLRKDLSYIGSYGTRGVGYEVAVLIEEIERILGLTRKHSVAVIGIGNLGHALANYGGFPGRGFPVTALFDVDPDLVGVPVGGLPVEHIDDIPRVCAEREVSIGVIATPPPAAQAVCDRLVAAGVQCILNFAPVVLQVPDHVEVRKVDLAVELQVLSFHVARRADNAAVLAEANGRAVDGLVVS
- a CDS encoding molybdopterin-dependent oxidoreductase, with product MAAALAAGHLVAGFVGPNASPFLAVGNTAIDLTPTWLKDFAVRTFGTYDKLVLLSGMGLTILGFAVVAGLLSRRSPLPGLVLAGVLGLLGIIAVLNRPDLGAVAVLAPIAALLAGVLAFRFLHRTALGRTDDESRRTFLRLSGGLAVGAGVFGGFGQFLAGRVDVEGSRAAVGSLKPATPAPAIPNGADFASIGTPTFITPNKDFYRIDTALTVPRLRAEDWHLRIHGMVDTELNLDFGDIRDRPLVERTITMTCVSNEVGGPYISTTNFTGVLLRDLLLEAGVGADADLLFSTSTDGWTAGTPLADVMDPRRGAMLAIGMNGEPLPVEHGFPARLVVPGLYGYVSATKWVVDLELIRSGTKTFYWEDRGWAARAPIKTQSRIDVPRGFATVPAGPVTVAGIAWAQNVGVDKVEVRVDGGPWQAADLAAEVNDQTWRHWRTTFSLTSGSHRAEVRATDRNGVVQTDVRVPPIPDGATGWHSSLFTVE
- a CDS encoding glutamyl-tRNA reductase; this translates as MSVIAVGMSHRSADVRLLERVTVSAVDVPKVLADLLACDNVAEAVLVSTCNRVEVYAVVEAFHAGLADIAGVLSRHSGTDVAALYDHLYVHYAAAAAQHLFTVTAGLDSMVVGESQILGQVRAAYSSARAAGTVGRTLHELVQQALRIGKRVHTDTGLDQVGGSVVSEALADADAALGGLAGRRALIVGAGSMGGLTAAALRRAGIGEVVVANRSEANGARLAASLVEQGVPATATGLGELAERVAEADLVVSCTGAVGAVITEDTVLPRAGRPLVICDLGLPRDVAEGVAEVDDVRVVDLASLQRRLAESPSGTDTQRAVEIVAEEVRGYLAAQRSAEVTPTVTALRRRAAEVVDAELLRLDARLPDLDSPVREELARTVRRVVDKLLHTPTVRVKELASGPSGTGYAEALRELFALDPQRPAAVTSPLEPAVDGGSAWTE